In one window of Streptomyces sp. FXJ1.172 DNA:
- a CDS encoding stage II sporulation protein M translates to MDLDVFVSAHRAEWDRLDALLRRRRRLNGAEADELVTLYQRTATHLSLIQSSAPDPQLTGRLSQLVARGRSAVTGTRRASWRDVTRFLGQGFPAAVYRARQWWVPTALISTVVAILLGWWIGTHPDVQSSIGAPSRMRELTRPGGEYETYYSSHPATAFAAQVWTNNAQAAATCLVLGVFLGLPVLWILFENMLNLGVGFGLMSSVGRLDTFLGLVLPHGLLELTAVFVAAGTGLRLGWTLIDPGLRTRRTALAEEGRAAIGMAIGLALVLFVSGAIEGFVTPSGLPTWARIGIGVVAEVAFLAYIYVLGGRAVRVGETGDLEATDRSATVPTAA, encoded by the coding sequence ATGGACCTGGACGTCTTCGTCTCCGCACACCGAGCCGAGTGGGACCGCCTCGACGCCCTCCTCCGCCGCCGGCGCCGGCTCAACGGCGCCGAAGCCGACGAACTCGTCACGCTCTACCAGCGCACCGCCACCCACCTCTCCCTCATCCAGTCCAGTGCTCCGGACCCGCAACTGACGGGACGGCTCAGCCAACTGGTGGCGCGCGGGCGTAGTGCCGTCACCGGCACCCGCCGCGCCTCATGGCGTGATGTGACGCGCTTCCTCGGCCAGGGCTTCCCGGCCGCGGTCTACCGCGCGCGCCAGTGGTGGGTACCGACAGCGCTGATCTCCACGGTCGTCGCGATCCTCCTGGGCTGGTGGATCGGCACCCACCCGGACGTCCAGTCGTCCATCGGGGCGCCCAGCCGAATGCGCGAGCTGACCCGGCCCGGCGGCGAGTACGAGACGTACTACTCCAGTCACCCCGCGACGGCCTTCGCCGCCCAGGTGTGGACGAACAATGCCCAGGCGGCCGCGACATGCCTGGTCCTGGGCGTCTTCCTGGGCCTGCCCGTCCTCTGGATCCTCTTCGAGAACATGCTCAACCTGGGCGTCGGGTTCGGTCTGATGTCCTCCGTCGGCCGACTCGACACATTCCTCGGGCTGGTCCTCCCGCACGGCCTGCTCGAACTCACCGCCGTTTTCGTGGCAGCCGGCACGGGACTACGCCTGGGCTGGACCCTCATAGACCCCGGCCTCCGCACCCGCCGCACCGCACTCGCCGAGGAAGGACGGGCAGCGATAGGCATGGCCATCGGCCTGGCCCTGGTCCTTTTCGTCTCCGGCGCCATAGAAGGCTTCGTCACCCCTTCCGGCCTGCCCACCTGGGCCCGCATCGGCATCGGCGTCGTGGCTGAGGTGGCATTTCTGGCCTACATCTACGTCCTGGGCGGCCGCGCGGTACGCGTCGGCGAGACGGGCGATCTCGAAGCGACGGACCGCAGCGCCACCGTCCCCACCGCCGCCTGA
- a CDS encoding RDD family protein encodes MSELVTGEAVVLDLRPAKLPSRALAVLLDLVVTVVAYLVVTIVLVMSTASLDEAAQVALSIASFLLVLVGGPIAVETLSHGRSLGKLAFGLRVVRDDGGPIRFRHALVRGAIGVVEILLTFGVVACTASLVSARGRRLGDVFAGTLVVRERIPTGRAAFVPPPPPWLAGRFAGLDLSAVPDGLWLAVRQYLTRMQQLDPQVSLGMAQRLAADLAARTGASVPQDLPAAAFLAAVMHERQAREARRAFGAGGFAAPAGGPGAPAAYQPPATAAAQPQNSAPPAQQQNGARQPQAPVMPPAAPPRGEPPTARPATGFAPPA; translated from the coding sequence GTGAGTGAGCTGGTGACGGGCGAGGCGGTGGTGCTGGACCTACGGCCGGCGAAGCTGCCGAGCAGGGCGCTTGCCGTGTTGCTCGATCTCGTGGTGACCGTGGTCGCGTACCTTGTCGTCACCATCGTACTGGTGATGTCGACGGCTTCGTTGGACGAGGCCGCGCAGGTGGCGCTGTCGATCGCGTCGTTTCTGCTGGTGCTGGTCGGCGGGCCGATCGCGGTGGAGACGCTCAGTCACGGGCGTTCGCTGGGGAAGCTGGCGTTCGGGCTTCGGGTGGTGCGGGACGACGGCGGTCCGATCCGGTTCCGGCATGCGCTGGTGCGGGGTGCGATCGGTGTGGTGGAGATCCTGCTGACGTTCGGAGTGGTGGCCTGCACCGCCTCGCTGGTGTCCGCACGGGGCCGGCGGCTCGGGGACGTGTTCGCGGGCACGCTGGTCGTGCGTGAGCGAATACCCACCGGTCGGGCCGCGTTCGTGCCGCCTCCGCCGCCGTGGCTCGCGGGACGGTTCGCCGGGCTGGACCTGTCCGCCGTGCCGGACGGGCTGTGGCTCGCCGTGCGGCAGTACCTGACGCGGATGCAGCAGCTCGATCCGCAGGTCTCCCTGGGGATGGCGCAGCGGCTCGCGGCCGATCTCGCGGCGCGTACGGGGGCTTCGGTGCCGCAGGATCTTCCGGCGGCCGCCTTCCTGGCGGCCGTGATGCACGAGCGGCAGGCCCGTGAGGCCCGGCGGGCGTTCGGCGCCGGCGGTTTCGCCGCACCGGCGGGCGGACCGGGTGCGCCGGCCGCCTATCAGCCGCCTGCCACCGCGGCGGCCCAGCCGCAGAACTCCGCTCCGCCTGCCCAGCAGCAGAACGGGGCTCGTCAACCGCAGGCTCCCGTCATGCCGCCGGCCGCACCGCCTCGGGGCGAGCCGCCGACCGCCCGCCCGGCCACCGGATTCGCGCCGCCTGCG